The genomic DNA GGACTTTCATTAAATCAAATCATTCTTTCACTAACATTCTTACACATCCATTGTAAAGATTATAGTAGAAAGTCAAATCACACCTTCTTCAGCCCCATTAAAAGACTTATTTTATGAGCATTCAAGCACAGGATtaatgtgtctttgttgtgttttttaaagggcCATCAGAACCATCGTGCTGAGCAGCTTTCCagagaaacaaaccaaaccaggaCCTCAtcagataaacatgtaaacgctgcttctttactttcttttcaAGTTCAGTTCATTTACTGAACCAATAAGCTTACCTTAAAGTCAGTACAAATGGCAGCGTTTCGGCTCACATGCACGGattaatgaaaaatacacatccagacagattttattttgagttgAAATGCAAAAAGGTGTGAGCGTAAACTTCTTTTGTGCCTGAATCCAGGTTAAATATCGTTCAGCAggagaaagaaatgacagaaaacatcctGACTGTGGTGAGTGAACATGCTTTTCATACTTGCATACgccaataaacaaaaataaacatctttaatTAAGGTCTGTTTATCCCTGTTTTATGTTTgtccaatttctttttttttaaattctctttttttccataaagaagTCAGTAGATAAGCAATATCTTACAAATGTACTTTACAAACTGTTTTcaattttgcaaacaaacagacatactGAACAAGCGTTAACCAGGGCAGTCGCAGTACAACTTACGTCACTTAGTCTGGTCTCTATGGGCTGATAAACTCAATCCAGCCGTTCCAGCGTTTATCAAACATTTCTGCTCTGAGTCTCGGTGCAGATGTTAATTTCTCCGTTACAAAAACATCGTGCACCACATTGAACCAGTCTCTATGGAGGGTGGCTCCTGACATAGCCATTTCTTTGTAATGACTTATTGTCAGTAGAATTCTAGACAAATATGTCCTAGGGTAACCAattgtttttccagtttaaaaGAAATTCCACCAGTAGTTTCATGGATCTGTGTCCGTTTTTTCtcctctattattattattcttccctCAGCTGAAGGAGCAGGCGACCGACTCCATCACCGTCCTGGAAGGAGCTCTGCAGCTGAAGAAGGACTTCTACGTCCACACTCTGAGGACTCTGGACCTGCTGGCCGCTGACGCTGCCGCTAACGGAGAAACCGAATCCTCCACAGCCGGGCTTCGAATCAGCGCCGATGACCTGCACTGTCAGGTTGGTGGAGCACTCACGGTTGTCTTTCTGGGGATTAGATCATCCTGGATGCAGTGGTTTGTGCTTCAGAAAGATGTTTTTACTCTAAAGCTGTATTCTGTGTTTCAGGTGCATTATGATCTGGGAGGTATTTTCTTCCAACAAGGCTGCACCGACCAGCCAACCTATGAGAAGGCCAGAGATCACTTCAGACAGACCAAGGAGCTCTTGAAGAAGGTAGTTAGACTCGATTTCAACCATAAGAAAACCCGAAACTACTGACTTTGAGTTGCAGTTCTGACCTTTGAGTGATTCGTTTATGTCTTTCAGCTGGACTCGACCGTCCACGTCCACCTGGACGAGAAGCGTCTGGCCGGTTACTGGAACGCCTGCAGAGCTCTGACCGGAGACTGTGACCCCTGCGACCCCCAGACGACCCCCTACGACCAGATCAACAGCCTGATCCGAGCCCACAACCACCAGGTCAGAGCGAAAACGGGACGACgatgaaaccaaaatatagAAACTATTGCTGCTCTAccaactctgacgtttttgtggcataaaatatggatgtttATGAAGATATATGTAACATTTTAGcttgatatatcaaatactttctgagattacattttttataaacTGGCTGTTGACCCACTTTTAGCAggttttctcacattgaaatttgcggctgtttgaacaacaatatctcaggaactattaaagataaaagccagaattcttcactgttatttctccaatattggacaagtagatcaaactATATCTGATTAATAATGAATTGATttatggaaaaatgttgaagctCCCATCTCTGAGAAAAgctaaactttattaatcctgaagggAATTCTTGTGGCAGATATCGCTCATAAAATCGAGTGATGCAACATGAGAAATGCAGCACCTAAAAAGAAGTATGAtacattactgaaataaatgagTAAACTAAAAGAATACTAGAACAGTAAAAAGTATTGCCTGCAGCTATACTGATGTAATTAATATTATCACACAtactaatgaaatattgcacctgaaatatATCGTGCGTTACGCTGACAATGTTGTGCACACATTAACAAATACActgataatgcagaagtcaattagtgatattttctgatccACGTGTAGCtgtatgtcacaataatacaaaactaaacctataaaatgctttaaaatgtgatctaCCTGGTCaccacagaggaaaagaaagataaTTTCACGTTCTGATGAGCTGTTTCCACAAAACCAATAAAAGTACACAAGAGGtgtggagtttttaaaaaatacttttgatttttaaaccctgatttgtagaaatgtaagcttttaaaaaaaaagacccgtCTCTGAGATAAGATgggacatcattttttttaatcctgaaggaaattctggTACCAAAATCTTGCTCAGATAAAGCTTTGTAGGCACAAATCTCCTAAAAGTGGTCTGACAGATAATTACAAACGTACACATCTGGAaagtatttgaaaaaactgttacCATTCCAATTACAGAGCAAATTTCAGGAATGTGTTGGTGGTTATATATTAAGAGAAGAATTCAGTTTCAGGATACCAAAACATAGAACAACGATGAAAAGTTTTAGCCCTACAACAAATGAGGTACGGCTCTGGaataaacttctttttttttttttccacatttattttatatttatacagtacacagacaaacaggGAGCAagatacaagaaaacaaaagacagaattaTAAACATAGGATGTTGAAACAgaagagaataaataaataaataatagtaaaaaaaggaaaagaaaaaaactcaataataaatgataaatgaaataGTATAAATTGTAACgatatgaaaacaacaacaatagagGTCATTACATGGGTAATGGTCATCAGCAGATAGGGAGGGGACAATAACAATAGCATATAATATAGTAACTACAGTGGTATATAATCGAGTAACTACAATAATAATCATACTAGTATAatatggtaataataataataatagtgataataccagtaaaaataataacagcaatAGAGAGAATAATAGCAATAGTGGTGGTcgtaatgacaataaaattagcagcagcagtagcaatagcagtagtagtaataacaacaacaaaaacaataacaattatATCAAAccgtaaacaaacaaacaaacaaaaagatcaaaagcAAAGTAGGACAGTGTGGTAGTAATATAGTAGCAGTGGTGGCATCAGCAGTAGTTGTATTATAACTGCAGGTGGTTTGAGAAGTCAGCAACAATATAGTATTCAGtatgtaataataattacagtatcacaaacaatcaaaataaaataacataaaataaaaaaatagtcaaaatattGAGTCCGGCATTTTCCATCCACATCCTGTCTCCtatctcttcttcttttttttttacagagcaCATTTCAGGAATGTGTTGGTGGTTATATATTAAGAGAAGAATTCAGTTTCAGGATACCAAAACATAGAACAACGATGAAAAGTTTTAGCCCTACAACAAATGAGGTACGGCTCTGGAAGAAACTTGAGACGGATCTGAAACAATGTTCAAACATCAGccagtttaaatataaatacaaacaaaaaatctttgGAAGGTACAGTGAAGATGAACTTAATTATCACTATCACTGTAGTTTTGATCTGTATTTCATTGACGCATAGTGTTTAAGTTAGTTGCCTTTGcctaaacaaaaatgttggcGGTGAATTTGTTTCATTGGATATTTCTGGAACTGACTGAAATGGGTGAATGAATTtaggggtgggattaaataagtttaacgtcttcccactccctttggaacatgttgaagtttgttttctcctcttaCTCGTTATAGCATGATGGACTATTAATGGTTTTTTGTGATACATTAATTGAATGTTATTCAttacatgtttgaaataaataaataaatgaaacggAATATCAATTTTACAGATGGTTCATGATAAAGCTGGAATCAAATCGGAGACGGTCGAGCAGAAGGAACGTGATGACTTTAGATGGAAATCCCCAAAAGGTTTTGGCTTATGTGAGGTGTTTGGCagtaaagtgcagaacttgttCATAAATTCCTCCTCGTCTCTCTTCCAGGCCGTCATGGAAGCCTTCATCAAAGACAACGTGTCCCGCAGTTTACCGAACCACTTCAGACGCTCGGTTCTCAGAGAGTTCTTGTACAAAGTCCAGCAGGGGTGAggccacaaaaacattcaaacctGTTCACACACTGCAGTCAGACTGTAGACTTAGAAAAGTCTGTTTATGTTGTTCAGAAAGCCGTGCACTGCTTGTTTCTTCAGAGCTTTAAACTGGAACAATCTTCCTCGTGCAATTTAAGAGTTCCCCTTCCACTGACATTTGTAGGACAAATCTCAAGACATGCATGTTTTCAATGGCTTTTGgtagtttttaatgttcttaaattgaagtattttatatttattttatcctaGAATTTGATCTTACAAGTTGCGATCttgttttgccttgttttagtattttgtagttttgttttctttcataaaattttcagattttataatTACTCCTCCAAGGAAGATAGTGGAGTTACGATGATTagtgtacgtttgtccgtccatctgtctgtctgtcagcaacattactcaaaaacagactcatgaatttggatgaaattttcagggaaggtcagaaatgacacaaggaccaattttatcagtgatgcagcttatagtctggatccacagatttgttaaatatttttgtatcattgccagatagcagcacggcgtcactgtaaccatgacaaccagtgaacactacgtcagctgcctgctgatgatcacatgattgtgattctactacaaatccaccactgaggacttatcaggacgtatccatcagaaatgatacaaagaacaactgattaaattgtgggggtgtttctgagtcccattaattcccgccgcccgctacatatttagatcacgtgATTccgtatccgtacataacgtacacatggagaacacacgtctgtgctcagagcaaggtcatttagtttgtgggtacatctacactaccagtcagaagtttgaACACACCCTCTCATTCAATGCTTCTTGTTTATTTGTATAATTTCCTACATTGTAGATGAATACTGAATGTTTacacttatttatttacaacatatttccatctgttttctttcatagttttgatgtcttcagtattaatctacaaagtataaaataattcagttcaaatcattgaatgagaaggtgtctcCAAACTTTAGTGTAGattaaatgtccacattctatgatgctgtgatttctgatcatcaataactaacaaatgctgcatttctaaccatgccatatgagggaatgaagAGCCTTGGctagtactgcgctctgagggcttttctggTTTTTCATGTCGTCTCCctattgcacatttttttgttgctgtctgaCTGATGACATTTGCAGCACTGAGAGTGTTTTAAATATGTTCTACAAGTACATTTGATTTGATAAATGTGTACTAATTTGCTCAGAGATGAACCTTTTATTTAGTTTCCAATAATATCCTCCAGTGTTGCTTCTGTCTCTCCACACAAACTCCTGTTAGAAGTCTTTATATCATTCTGCAAACATAAGTCTCTCCATGTTTAGCTCTTATTTGATGAATAAACTGAGCCTCATGCATGTAACTGCAGACTTCTGAGTTTGAAATTCATATTTTGCACTAAGCAGTAAGTGGCTTTGTTAGAAACTCATTTATAACATCCTGTGCACTGTATTGTGTAATAATTGTATATAACTGTACACtgtgatgtgtgtctgtgtagggAGTCCGATCTGGATGAAGTTTGTCATCAACTTTGTGTCTGTAACGCCGTGAGAGACGCTCTGGAAGGAGAAATCCTCAGCATTCgtttccagcagctgctcctcaAGCCTAGTAAACGGATCGTGGACTTCATCTTAGAGGTAATGAAGCTCAAATgatcttaaatgttttaattacagAGTCTGTACGATCCCATAAAGGATGAGACTGATGGTGTCAGAATTAACTGTTTTACTTCAGTAGATTTTACTAAATCAAGACTGGATTTGATcattaaagacactttttctAGTAGTTAAAGTCAGAGAACCATTAGGAGAAGGAATCAAACTCTTATTCAAGTAGAAGTTTTTATACCACCCTAGAAATACTCCACTACTAAGTcctgcattcaaattttgtatAATATGAATTACTTgtcatctttttgtattttatcttttatttctcttgtaaaatgttttgttttgtacttcCTATTTTGAttggtgtttcttttttatttttcaactccAAGAGGCCCTGCACAAGATTTCCTCTGTGCCTAGACCGTctattttgtgaaataaataaaaatcttgaacTTTGATACAGCTCATTACATTAATTATGAACATTACATATTACACACTTTACTGCCGCCTTTGCGTTGCTGATTAGATTATAAACGgcattttgttgtctgactACTCTGTGTAGTATTGATGAAGCCGAATCCTCAGAAAGCTCCACCAATGTTTCATTGATCATGGGcgtgttttgtcttttccaggTGGTCTACGATAAAGGAGAGATCTACTCGTTCTCCAAGCACGGACGTTTTTGCCACGAGATAAAGATGAACTGCTCTCCGTACACGAACTACTTCACCCGAGTCTTCTGGAATCGCTCGTATCACGTCTACAAAGTGAACTCCGTCATCTCCTTCCAGTACTGACGGCAGATCGGACTCCTCTCGTATTTAAGATCTCATCCACAGTTGGACACTCTGGGCTTCTGCAAGCGTCTCGTCACTGTTACGTCGAAGCCGCACGTTCAGCAGGGATCGGCTGAGGACGCCGCACCGACCTCCACGTGTCGAAGTCGAAACACGCCATATTAATCACTGTACTGTACTTTTATAAGCCATGCGTTACTGTCAATGTTACTGTGAGGCATTTAATGAAGGGGGGGTGGATGAGAGTCGTCTGTGGTCACTTTGTTCAGAAGCTGCTCAGATTTAAACAAACAGCGGTCGTATTTTCAGTCATCTATATCTCAACAATTGTCATGAAATTTACTACAAATAGCACCGAAGGAGTTCCATTATCTGCTCACATTTCCTCCAGAGTGGTTGACATGtgtattaaaatgtctttttttttggcctttagtGGACAgttagaggaaaaacaaacgGAAGCTGTGGGGAAAGAGATGATCTGTACTGGCTGGGAATTAAAACTTCTGATTATGAACCCTAAAAGACATGGGTCATCCGGTCGCCTTATGGTGAAACATTATGACAAATATTGAACAGATAGCCATGAAATTTTTGCACACGCATTTGCATTGACGAGCCATAACATGAAAACCACCGAAATAACATTTATTCTTCATTCTGACATGTCGGGGCAAAGATACAGGATCTCTGGTGGCATCAGGAAGCTAGCAGATCTTTTTGGTCAAGTGGCTTACAGCGTTTGGCTTCGGCCTCGATGGATTGGACCCATCGATGATCCACTGGATTGGGATTTAGGGAGTGTTGAGGCTGCGTCAGTGCCTTGAgctcttggtcatgttcctcgAGCTGTTCTTAGGTGGTTTTTGAGGTGTAGCGGGGCATGTTGTCTGAATGGGGTCTGTTGTTACTCGGCTTGTCACGAGAACCGATACTTCGGTACCAAGTCAGTACTAAGATTCAGAAAATGTACTGACTTTTCTAGACTACCCAAAGTACTGTAGGTACCGAGGAGCCAGATCTGGctgcttcttctgtttttttagcTGTAAATGAGCGATTATCTGGCAACCCTCACACAGTGCTGATCACATGACTGACTACGCTGCAAAGAGatcggctgaatcccaaaccgccccctacacactatccctacacactacccctccgtttgcgcgttctcgcggagggtcctccatattaagggccgtcccaaaccgcgtagtgcggagggatagtggactgttcagcccttaaatagcgagtctgcatcgatgctcactctggacaactttttcaggaagtgcaacgtcgaaatggaggaggaaacaacatatcgatgtaagttccacatgcgtcctttatttctcccacgcctttttcacactgacagaacatcacaaaaagagtggtgaaaaaagatcaaaagaaacaaatcctcttctctgctgacgtgtGATTTAATTGtccaccccctgacaccttaaaatttgaacacaactgacagaattcatttattcattcatttgttggatttgaaatgccagataataggattggaaaacatgtgagtgaaaaaaagtgggacgctttcgtcttctggaagcagcagcgatccttgttagttgcaacctgtgccacagcgctacagccatgcacagtaggcgtctttgtgttaccatggcgatgacgtcttccgttttccggtgaggcgacagggcatcccattcctgacgatcgtatttataccctcccccttcaataataggtgccctccacagctgcgagagtgacttcttttggagtgacactcggtagtggagggggagtgtgtgaggggcggtttgggattcagccatcaACTACATGCAGCATGGTGGAGGCACACGCACCTGGCTGACAACAGCAGCTGCCCCTCAATTAGTTGGAAAAAACCCGCCAGAAGTCGCGTCTGGAATTCTTTTGGATTCGAGGCTGACGAGGACGGATTGGTTATTGATCCTGAAAAACCCGTCTGGAAAAAATGCGTCACCGCAGCACAGCGATGGGGAGCAACACGTCCAACTTGGCGAAACatgtagccctataaggtacagtcaattccagccattttcagtacaaaaaaaatcgctaatattttatttgtaaataaaaatatgacgagaaatacagggaatattggacgcgcatcgcgaggtgc from Acanthochromis polyacanthus isolate Apoly-LR-REF ecotype Palm Island chromosome 11, KAUST_Apoly_ChrSc, whole genome shotgun sequence includes the following:
- the LOC127535988 gene encoding integrator complex subunit 8-like isoform X1, with the protein product MRRHGVSCVSLATEWNRNDGGAMERRRMNYGRMSAEAADRVAAVTSGRPSTPLQTSWFEFLLDGSLLEKHLQKSNADPTPVQLIVQFLEQASKPSVNEQNQVQPPADNRRNRTLKLLALKVAAHMKWDLDSLEKGLTIPVLNMLLNELLCVSKVPPGVKHVDLDLSTLPPTTAMAVIIYNRWAIRTIVLSSFPEKQTKPGPHQINMLNIVQQEKEMTENILTVLKEQATDSITVLEGALQLKKDFYVHTLRTLDLLAADAAANGETESSTAGLRISADDLHCQVHYDLGGIFFQQGCTDQPTYEKARDHFRQTKELLKKLDSTVHVHLDEKRLAGYWNACRALTGDCDPCDPQTTPYDQINSLIRAHNHQAVMEAFIKDNVSRSLPNHFRRSVLREFLYKVQQGVCGLRRGASPCHRIPGDHLDL
- the LOC127535988 gene encoding integrator complex subunit 8-like isoform X2, yielding MRRHGVSCVSLATEWNRNDGGAMERRRMNYGRMSAEAADRVAAVTSGRPSTPLQTSWFEFLLDGSLLEKHLQKSNADPTPVQLIVQFLEQASKPSVNEQNQVQPPADNRRNRTLKLLALKVAAHMKWDLDSLEKGLTIPVLNMLLNELLCVSKVPPGVKHVDLDLSTLPPTTAMAVIIYNRWAIRTIVLSSFPEKQTKPGPHQINMLNIVQQEKEMTENILTVLKEQATDSITVLEGALQLKKDFYVHTLRTLDLLAADAAANGETESSTAGLRISADDLHCQVHYDLGGIFFQQGCTDQPTYEKARDHFRQTKELLKKLDSTVHVHLDEKRLAGYWNACRALTGDCDPCDPQTTPYDQINSLIRAHNHQAVMEAFIKDNVSRSLPNHFRRSVLREFLYKVQQGLQVI
- the LOC127535988 gene encoding integrator complex subunit 8-like isoform X3, producing MRRHGVSCVSLATEWNRNDGGAMERRRMNYGRMSAEAADRVAAVTSGRPSTPLQTSWFEFLLDGSLLEKHLQKSNADPTPVQLIVQFLEQASKPSVNEQNQVQPPADNRRNRTLKLLALKVAAHMKWDLDSLEKGLTIPVLNMLLNELLCVSKVPPGVKHVDLDLSTLPPTTAMAVIIYNRWAIRTIVLSSFPEKQTKPGPHQINMLNIVQQEKEMTENILTVLKEQATDSITVLEGALQLKKDFYVHTLRTLDLLAADAAANGETESSTAGLRISADDLHCQVHYDLGGIFFQQGCTDQPTYEKARDHFRQTKELLKKLDSTVHVHLDEKRLAGYWNACRALTGDCDPCDPQTTPYDQINSLIRAHNHQAVMEAFIKDNVSRSLPNHFRRSVLREFLYKVQQG
- the LOC127535988 gene encoding integrator complex subunit 8-like isoform X4, producing MSAEAADRVAAVTSGRPSTPLQTSWFEFLLDGSLLEKHLQKSNADPTPVQLIVQFLEQASKPSVNEQNQVQPPADNRRNRTLKLLALKVAAHMKWDLDSLEKGLTIPVLNMLLNELLCVSKVPPGVKHVDLDLSTLPPTTAMAVIIYNRWAIRTIVLSSFPEKQTKPGPHQINMLNIVQQEKEMTENILTVLKEQATDSITVLEGALQLKKDFYVHTLRTLDLLAADAAANGETESSTAGLRISADDLHCQVHYDLGGIFFQQGCTDQPTYEKARDHFRQTKELLKKLDSTVHVHLDEKRLAGYWNACRALTGDCDPCDPQTTPYDQINSLIRAHNHQAVMEAFIKDNVSRSLPNHFRRSVLREFLYKVQQGVCGLRRGASPCHRIPGDHLDL